In Verrucomicrobiia bacterium, one genomic interval encodes:
- a CDS encoding Fur family transcriptional regulator: protein MSAPEHSKMDSQFNERLATSGFRFTPQRQQVYNVLLEQRDHPTVEDVFIRAKHTMPDISMATVYNCLDALVKCGLVRHVNLERSATRYCPNMKEHCHFYCDECAGIYDVDFSADGERAGLQIPDGFKVKQTEVSLRGLCKDCAGKAQA from the coding sequence ATGAGTGCGCCGGAACACTCCAAAATGGACAGCCAATTCAACGAACGTCTTGCGACGAGCGGGTTTCGTTTCACGCCGCAGCGGCAGCAGGTCTATAATGTCCTGCTGGAACAGCGCGACCATCCGACGGTCGAGGACGTTTTTATACGCGCGAAACATACGATGCCGGATATTTCGATGGCCACGGTTTATAATTGCCTGGATGCGCTGGTGAAGTGCGGGCTGGTGCGGCATGTGAACCTGGAGCGTTCGGCGACGCGTTATTGCCCGAACATGAAGGAGCATTGCCATTTTTATTGCGATGAATGCGCCGGGATTTATGATGTGGATTTTTCGGCGGACGGTGAACGCGCAGGATTGCAGATTCCCGATGGCTTCAAGGTGAAGCAAACCGAGGTTTCTCTGCGCGGCCTCTGCAAGGATTGTGCGGGCAAAGCGCAGGCATAA